TCGCCGTGCTGTCCCCGGCCGCAGCGGCCATGGCGCCGGGCGGCGGGGACAGCGGAGGCGGCGGCCGCGGGGCGGGGCGGCGGCCCCGGCCGGGAACCCGGAACCCCGCCAGCGAGAGCTCAGGAGCCGCCCGAGCAGCGGACCGGCGGAAGGGGCGGGGCCTCCGCGACAGCACTTCCGGTCCCCGCCCACCGCCCGAGCCTGTCTCGAATCCCGGCTGCCTGCCGGTGGCGGAGAGCGCGTTTTGCGGCGCGAAGTTTGGCCCGCTACCCGGACTGGCATGTGGGAAGGGAGAGGCGTGATGAGAGCCCTCTCCTACCGCCCTGAGCCGGGGTCCTCGCTCTTGCTCTGTGAGGCGCAGTCGGCGCAGGCCCCTCCGGCGTTTGCCCGCCCGCGCCTCAGTTTTCCTTCGGTAAAGTGGGGATAAGAGCAGGTCGGCGCTCCCACACGGGCGTCCGCGAAGCCGAGCGTTCAGCACGGCGCCCGGCCCGGGGACAGCGCTTCCCGGGCGTTAGCAGCTGCCCTAATAGAAGGGTCGGGGCCGCCGGACTCGAACTTCGCCTGGTTCGCGCCCCTCCCGGGCAGCTTCGGCCCCGCCCTTCGCCACTTTCCGCTCCGCCTCCCTGGGAGCGATCTTGGTGGAGCCTGTAGACGCCGGGCCGAGCGGGGACGAGCCGAGCCGAGCGCGGCCGAGTGAGCCGAGAGGACCCGAGCAGGGCGGACCGAGTGGGGCCGAACCGCGCCGAGAGGAGCCGAGCAGGGCGGATCGAGCGGGGCCGAACCGCGCCGAGAGGACCCGAGCAGGGCGAACCCAGCGGGGCCGGGAGCCTGCCGGGCCTTTTCCCCGGGCCGCGCCATGAAGCGCGACAGGCTTGGCCGCTTCCTGTCGCCCGGGGCGGCCCGGCAGCGCGGGGTCCCTGGCGGCGGTGGCCGGGCCCGGGGCCGCCCCTCCCGCAGTGGGGGGCAGAGCGCGGGCGGGACGGCGGCGGCGCGGCTCGGCTGGGGCCCGACGCGGGCCTGCGGGGCGACCGAGGAGCTCGCGGAGCAGGCAGGTGGGTGGGCCGCCGCCGCGTCTCTCGGGATTCCGGGACGCGGGCGGGGCCGCAGGCCGGGGTGGCGGAGGCCTCAGAGCCGCCGTCTGAGGGTCTCCGTACCTCCCGGGGCGGCGGCCCCAGGGCCCGGGTTGGCTCCAGCGCTGCTGCCACCTCGGCCTCCGCGCGCCCCGCCCGAGGCCCAGCGCGTCGGTAAAGCTGAAGAGTGCACGGGCGACGTGAGTTCGGGGTCCGGCTCGGGGCGGGGAGGGAGCGGCATCGATGACGTCTGGCGGTGGAAAGCCCACCCAGGGAGCCTGCTTCTGGCCCCCCGGGCCAGCGTGGGGAGGAGTGAAGTGGCTCTCTGGAGGCGTGGGGGCTTCTCGGGCCCGGGCGCCTCTTCGGGGCCTGCGTGCTTCGGCTGTAGCGCCCGGAGCCCTGCCGCTGGCCCAGGCCCCCGGTGCCCTTCTCCGCTTCAGGCCTGGGAGGTTGGTGAGGGGGCCTTGGGGTACTAGTGTCCTGGGTGCCCGTGGCATGAGCAGCTCGGAGCCGGCCTCATGGCTGACCAGAGGCATTTCTCACCCACCCTCCCCAGGACCAGGCCGGGCCTTTGCCATGGGGCGCTGCCGCCTCTGCCATGGCAAGTTTTCCTCACGGAGCCTGCGCAGCATCTCTGGCAGGGGGCCTGGGGAGGGCGTGGAGAGCCCACCTGCAGGGGAGCGGGTGTTCGTCAAGGACTTCCAGCGTTTGCTGGGGGTGCCGGTCCTCCAGGACCCCGCGCTCTCGCCGTTTGTCTGCAAGAACTGTCATGCCCAGTTCTACCAGTGCCATGGCATCCTCAGGGCCTTCCTGCAGAGGGTCAACGTCTCTCACACGGGACAGCAGAAGCCGGGCGGAAAGTAAGCACCCATCCATCTGTTTGTCCAGTGGGTGCTGCTCTCATGGCTGGGAGTGTGGCAGACAGTTAGACATAAAAGCTTGGCGAGAACGTTTGTTCTGTTGGGGGACTAGCGTACAGTCAAGTGAGCCCCAGACGTGAGGCATAGGAACAAGGAGACAGACAGGAGGGCAGTGAGGATGGGGGATGTGAGCAGTGGGCAAGGAGGGGCCTGAGGGTGAGGAGGCAACCATGGGAAGAGGTCAAGTAGTCCAGGAACAAAGGACTGGTTGGAGGACTCCTGCCGGGTGTGTTAAGACCTTGGGCACCCACTCGCCCTAAGCCCCCAGGTGCAGCTGCCCCCTCCTGCATCTCCTCCCACTCTAGTGATACACCATGGTTCTTTGCAGGGTCAGTGTCCAGCCGCAGACTGCCACAGAGGAGGGCGTGTGTCTGGGTGAGTGTGTACCCGGGCAGGTGGGCTGGGCAGGTGTGTGGGTATGGTAGCCTGGGTACTGACGGGCTCGGGCCTGTCGTCCCTGTTGTTTCCTTGCAGTGGACGCTGTCACATCAAGCTCCGAGTGTCTGCATGGCCTGGTGGGCTGGGTGCACAGGCACGCGGCCAGCTGCGAGTCCCTGCCCAGCCTACAGAAGGCACTTTCCTCTCAGTACTGCGGTGTTGTCCAGGCCTTGTGGGGCTGTGGCCAGGGCCACAACTACACCATGGACACAGACACTGGCTGTGGGGCCTTCTTGTTGGACAGTACACTGGCGGTCAAGTGGGAGTGGGACAAGGAGTCAGCCATGCGACTCCCCCAGAAGAGAGGCCCCTCCCTTGCTGGGGCCACCCTGCAGGATGCCCCAGGCAGAGGACTCACAGCTGGGGCTGAGAGGACACTGCCTGGCCCGGTCACAGCCCTGCCTTCTGTGGATAGCAGCCCTGTGGGGCCTGCACAGAGCCCTCAGCCTCAACCAAGCCCACCCCCCAGCGGGGCCCCAGGTAGGAGCCGATCGGGCCTGTGCCCGTGGGGCATTCCGCTGTGGGAGGTGGTCATGGTGGTGCGCTGCTGGAGGGGGTTGATGGGGGCTGGCAGGGGGCTGGGCCTGCCCCCCCTCTGAGGTCTCTGCACTGCTTGCCACGTCTGAGGAGCACGTGGTGGCCTCAGTTGCTTCATGAATAGGACCCGTTTCAGTTGTTTCCGAAAAGATGCTCTTTGTGTCTAGTTTTCTCTAGCTTGTGCCCTAGACCGAGGGCACTGAAGAGACACGAAAATGGGGCCTCATTGTGGGGTGCAGGGGAAGAGGACAGACTTTTCCTGTGAGGCTGATGCTTTGGGCCAGCTGCAGGACATTTCCTGGACCTCAGCCAGGGCCCTGGTGACGCCCCAGTACGGCAGTGTGAGCACACAAGAGGGGAAGACACAGGCCTCTTGTTTAGGCCAGGGTCTTGTGTTGGGGTGGGCTAAGCTGCTGCTTGAGGTTGTTGGTCCTGGGAGAGCTTGACCAGCCTTGGCTGCTCCCATCTGCCTGTGCACTGGTCCACATGCATGTTCAGATTTTGCGTCCAAGTCACAACACATAGAGAACACAGCTACCCAGGTGGCTcagaaagagagaggtgtggatgCCGATGAAGTGGCTCGGGTTGGGAAAGGGTGCATGGGGCCTTGGGAAAGGGGGCTAGTGGGGTTGGGTGGAGATTTGCTGTGATTGTGATTGTTACAGCAGTTGGGTATGGCTGTCATTATATGTATTGCTTTGCTAAGTATGCATTTAAAACATCCAAATCACCCACAAAGAATAGTTAATTCACAACCCTACCTCAACAGCTAAATCTGAGTCCTGGGGAGAACATGCCCCTGGGTTTCTGGTACCCAGCATGGCAGGTGCCCTTGCTGGATTCAGAGGTTGGGGGGGTGGCTCTGAAGCTGGGCAGGGCTTGGCGAGAGGGACTCTGTGTGCACACAAGGGAGGTGCCTCCCATGTGGACCCCCCCATCTGTGCTCTCCCAGCCCCTTTGCAGGTAGCAGGCCCTCCACTCTCTGTTGGTGACAGgagctttttctttgtttctcaggGCACTTGAGTGAGAAGCAGCTTCCGTCTTCAGCCTCGGATGATCGGGTAAAAGACGAGTTCAGTGACCTTTCTGAGGGGTGAGAGAAGAGTGGGTTTAAATAGTCTAAAATTTCTTCTTCGAAAACCAAACGCGGCTACCTGGGCGCCCACTTCCAGGCCTTCTCCCTGCAGCTGCGGCGGGAGGACTGCCCGGGCTGGAGGTCTCTGTGGCTTCAGGGCTCCTGCCTGGGGCATCTCAGGTCTCGGAGGCCTTCAGCCAATGCAGCTACAAAAGTGGGCAGGCCATGGCTTGTGTAACCTCGGCAGCGTGGAGGCTGTGTTGTTAAAACTGTCCTATGGTTGGCTCCTTTTCTGTTGCTTGTTTGTGCTTCCCTTAAAAGCTTGAGTTTTGTCTCAGTCCGAATGTTACTCTCCCACGAGGAAGCCAGGTTCAGGTCCTTTTTTAGGACTTGAAGCGGGGGTTTTGTGCTTGAGGCGGCAGAGGAAGCCAGTGACCACCCTTTACAGGTTCTCTTGCTTCCTGTGACCATCACCTGCCTTTGAGCTGAGCCCCTGAAGGTGGTGGTTTGTTCCCCAGGCTGGGTCCCTATACCCTTTTCTCCAGACCCCTGGAGCCTGGCTGGAAAATAGAATCCATCCCTGGCAAATGAGTACGGGGACCAGCACATTGTTGGTACTGGATGAAATAGGGACTTGATGAAGAATTACTGAGGGTTGCTAGAAGGAACAGAGTCTGTGCTGGAAATGTAGCCTGTGGCCACATGTGGCCTGCTAATCCTGGTTCTGCTGGCTAACTTTGGGCCTCTCTCTGTCCAGGCCCAGGGTGGCCTGTAGTGGAAGTGTGGGCAGCTTCCCTGTAGGATCTGGCTTGGCTCAGTTTGGTGCACAACAGAGATTTAGTGGCAATTTATACTTTAGTGTACAGGTGACGGGCATGTAGATTGTTTTCCTTGCCTTCGTAAACTTCCTGGGCAGCCCACTGTGGCCGGGGTCTTCACTCCCTGCTGGGCAGAGTTTGAGGACCCTGATTCTAGGAGAGCCTGGCTTatgggtggaattttttttttcatgttcatttttttaaaaattgtggtttaatttctaaaatgtaaagacattttaatcaatttattgttttaattttaaagactttttaattgtggtaagacatatgtaatataaaaattaaaaccatattaAATGGAGAATTCTTTGACAGTAAATTCATTGACAACACTGTGCAACTTTCACCATTTCCAGACAGCTTTTATTTTCCCAAATCAAAACTCATCCTCATTTAGCAGTAACTTCCCATTTCCACCTCCCCCAATCCTAGGTAACTACCGTTCTGCCTTTTGCatctttgaatttgcttattcagaGTATTTTATGTAAGAGAAATCAAACATTATTTGCTATTTTCTGCCTGGCTTGTTTCAGTCAACCTGATGTTTCTAAGGTCCACCAACGCTGTAGTatgtaccagcacttcacttctttttacagctgaataatatccctttGTAcagatagaccacattttgtttatatatttatctgttgACAGACCCTTGGGtagcttccaacttttggctattgtgaataatgctgtgatgaacatcagtgtacaaatttctgttttgagtcactgctttcagttcttttggatatatacataagagtggaattgccaggtcatatggtaattctttttaactttctgaggaaccaccaaagtattttccatagtggctgcaccattttacattcccaccagtgatgTACGAGGGTTCCAGGtactctgcatccttgccaacacttgttattttctaagtaatagccatccttgtgggtgtgaagtggcacCTCATTGtaactttaattttcatttttctaacggctgatgatgttgagcatcttcttaCATCATCAGCCGTTGtaagaagatgctcaacatcttatTGGCATGTTGAATATATGgcttattggctatttgaatATATTCCTTGGAAAAATCTTTGTTTATATGCTTGgcccatttttagtttttttgtgttgttgttgctgcattgtaggagttctttatatgttctggatattaaaaccttatcagatacatcgttctcccattctgtaggttgacTTTTCACATTCTTGACAATAGTCTCTCTATAAGAGTTATGATTTTAATTAagttcattttatgtatttttttttccctgttgttCCTTGTGCTTCTGGTATAAAATCTAAACATCCATTGCCTactaaggtcctgaagatacttctctGTGTTTCTTTGTAAGAGCTTAGTATTAgtgttatatttaggtcattgatccatttttttaaatttattttattttttaaattcttttcattgatccattttgaattgcgTTTTCTGTATGGTGAGAGGTAGGGGTCCATATTCATCTTTTGCTTGTGTGTTGCCAGTTGTCCCGGTACCATTGGTTGAAGACACTATTTTTACAGTGAAGGGAGTTGGCACCATAGTTCAGATTCAGCTGGCCATAAATGTGTGGGTTTAACTCTCAGCTCACAGTTCTGTTCTGTCAGTCTCTGTCTGTCCTTAAGCCAGGACCATTGTTTTCATTACCTTCGCTTTCTAGTAAGTGTTGAAATCAAGAAGTATGAgtcatccaacttcattcttttgaattttgGAGGCCCCTTGTTATTCCATAAAAATCTGAGGAtcagctttcccatttctgtcagaaaggctgctggaattttgataaggtttgtgttgaatttgtagattgctttagacagaattgacatcttaagaatattaagtcttccagCCATGAACAcaagatgtctttccatttatttgagttttctttaatttctttcagcgttgttttgcagttttcagttataaatctttcatctccttggctaaatttattcgtAGGTATGGTCTTCTTTTAGATGCTGTtctaaatggaattgttttcttgattacTTCTTCAAATTGCTCATTTCTGGTGTAGAGAAACCTGACTGACATCTGCATGTTCATCTTGTGTCCTGCaattttgctgaactcatttatttgttctagtagttttcttgtggattctttgggattttccacaTACAGTATTGTCATCTGCGAATTGGGATATATGACCTCTCCCTTTCCAGTCAGGATGCCTTTGTTTCTTCCCTTGCCCGACTGCTCTTGCTATCATGTCAGCACCACGTGGAATTGCAGTGGTGACAGCAGGTACCCCTTGTCTgggtcctgatcttaggggaaagcttttagtctttcaccattgagtatattACTTGTGGGGTTTTCATCAATGCCCATCACCAGGTTGAGAAAGTACCCTTCTATTCCTCgttttctgagtttttctttctttcttttttatcatgaaaagaatgttggattttgtcaaatgccttttcttcatcaactGAGATAATTATGTaggtttttccttcattctgttaatatgatgACGTAttatactgattgattttcttatgttgaaccattttcgcattcctggaataaatcccacctggtcgtggtgtataattcttttactgtacTGTTAAATTCAATGTGCCAGTATTttttggaggatttttgcatctatattcagaaGGGATATtgatgtataattttcttttcttctgttgttactatttggctttggtatcagcATAATGCTGGCCTTTAAGAATGAATTAGCAAGAA
The genomic region above belongs to Tamandua tetradactyla isolate mTamTet1 chromosome 16, mTamTet1.pri, whole genome shotgun sequence and contains:
- the ZNF276 gene encoding zinc finger protein 276 isoform X3, which encodes MKRDRLGRFLSPGAARQRGVPGGGGRARGRPSRSGGQSAGGTAAARLGWGPTRACGATEELAEQAGPGRAFAMGRCRLCHGKFSSRSLRSISGRGPGEGVESPPAGERVFVKDFQRLLGVPVLQDPALSPFVCKNCHAQFYQCHGILRAFLQRVNVSHTGQQKPGGKVSVQPQTATEEGVCLVDAVTSSSECLHGLVGWVHRHAASCESLPSLQKALSSQYCGVVQALWGCGQGHNYTMDTDTGCGAFLLDSTLAVKWEWDKESAMRLPQKRGPSLAGATLQDAPGRGLTAGAERTLPGPVTALPSVDSSPVGPAQSPQPQPSPPPSGAPGHLSEKQLPSSASDDRVKDEFSDLSEGDFLSGDEHDQKQSTQSSEESFELRPGKKVSGKKSESKEARKSEEQKIRKKPGPKPGWKKKLRCEREELPTIFKCPYQGCTAVYRGADGMKKHVKEHHEEVRERPCPHPGCNKVFMIDRYLQRHVKLIHTEVRNYICDECGQTFKQRKHLLVHQMRHSGAKPLQCEVCGFQCRQRASLKYHMTKHKAETELDFACDQCGRRFEKAHNLNVHMSMVHPLTQTQDRAKPLEEGSPPGLPSPSGSTESQAVKPEPT
- the ZNF276 gene encoding zinc finger protein 276 isoform X2 → MTSGGGKPTQGACFWPPGPAWGGVKWLSGGVGASRARAPLRGLRASAVAPGALPLAQAPGALLRFRPGRLVRGPWGTSVLGARGMSSSEPASWLTRGISHPPSPGPGRAFAMGRCRLCHGKFSSRSLRSISGRGPGEGVESPPAGERVFVKDFQRLLGVPVLQDPALSPFVCKNCHAQFYQCHGILRAFLQRVNVSHTGQQKPGGKVSVQPQTATEEGVCLVDAVTSSSECLHGLVGWVHRHAASCESLPSLQKALSSQYCGVVQALWGCGQGHNYTMDTDTGCGAFLLDSTLAVKWEWDKESAMRLPQKRGPSLAGATLQDAPGRGLTAGAERTLPGPVTALPSVDSSPVGPAQSPQPQPSPPPSGAPGHLSEKQLPSSASDDRVKDEFSDLSEGDFLSGDEHDQKQSTQSSEESFELRPGKKVSGKKSESKEARKSEEQKIRKKPGPKPGWKKKLREELPTIFKCPYQGCTAVYRGADGMKKHVKEHHEEVRERPCPHPGCNKVFMIDRYLQRHVKLIHTEVRNYICDECGQTFKQRKHLLVHQMRHSGAKPLQCEVCGFQCRQRASLKYHMTKHKAETELDFACDQCGRRFEKAHNLNVHMSMVHPLTQTQDRAKPLEEGSPPGLPSPSGSTESQAVKPEPT
- the ZNF276 gene encoding zinc finger protein 276 isoform X1 produces the protein MTSGGGKPTQGACFWPPGPAWGGVKWLSGGVGASRARAPLRGLRASAVAPGALPLAQAPGALLRFRPGRLVRGPWGTSVLGARGMSSSEPASWLTRGISHPPSPGPGRAFAMGRCRLCHGKFSSRSLRSISGRGPGEGVESPPAGERVFVKDFQRLLGVPVLQDPALSPFVCKNCHAQFYQCHGILRAFLQRVNVSHTGQQKPGGKVSVQPQTATEEGVCLVDAVTSSSECLHGLVGWVHRHAASCESLPSLQKALSSQYCGVVQALWGCGQGHNYTMDTDTGCGAFLLDSTLAVKWEWDKESAMRLPQKRGPSLAGATLQDAPGRGLTAGAERTLPGPVTALPSVDSSPVGPAQSPQPQPSPPPSGAPGHLSEKQLPSSASDDRVKDEFSDLSEGDFLSGDEHDQKQSTQSSEESFELRPGKKVSGKKSESKEARKSEEQKIRKKPGPKPGWKKKLRCEREELPTIFKCPYQGCTAVYRGADGMKKHVKEHHEEVRERPCPHPGCNKVFMIDRYLQRHVKLIHTEVRNYICDECGQTFKQRKHLLVHQMRHSGAKPLQCEVCGFQCRQRASLKYHMTKHKAETELDFACDQCGRRFEKAHNLNVHMSMVHPLTQTQDRAKPLEEGSPPGLPSPSGSTESQAVKPEPT